The Dehalococcoidia bacterium genomic sequence GGACGGCGCTGTCTTCAAGGCGCTTGGCGTCGAGGACGTGACGAAGCAGATCGCAATCGCCGTCATCAACAAGCAGGGCGATATCGTCGGCACGTACCAGGGCGACGATGCACCAGCTCAGGCGCTGGCGCTGGTCGATCGCGCCGGCGTCTAGACCCGCACGACACCTTAGAAGGGGTGCACCACCTCGGGTGACCCATTGATGGTCAACGCGGCAGGGTGGAATGGCGCTGAACGTCGTGCAAGGGCCATCGGCTCAGCCGGCGCGCCCAAAGCGGCGGCCGCCGTCGAAGCCCTGCCCTGTCACATGCGGTCTAAGCAACGACCGACACGAGCGAGAGTGCCGCGCAGTTCAGCCGTCCCGCGGCTAGGCCCGTCGTCGGCCTCAGCGCCGGAGCCGCTCGCCAGCCCGCCGCAGCGAACGCCTTCGCCGCCGCATGCCTGACCAGAGGTCGCCCACGTCGGCGATACGCGTGGCCATCGTCCTCAGCGTAAACGTTTGTGGGCCCGCAGTTCCGCGCTCGATCTCCTGCCACGTGCACGGTGCGGACACGGGCGCTCCGCGTTTCGCGCGGACGGCGTACGGAGCGGCAAACGTCGCGCTGTAACCGTTGCGGCCCGTGTCGATGTAGATGCGTCCGCGACGCGCTGACTTGCTGAATTCTTGCGTCAGCGCATCGGGATGACGGCTGACGACCTTCGATCCCACATCGTGCGCGAAGCGTGATACCTCCTCGAAGCCCTCCTTCGCGTCCAGCGGCACGACGATGTGATACCCCTTGGAGCCGGACGTCTTCACCCAGCTCGGCAGGCCAAGCTCGTCGAGCAGATCGCGTAACGCGAGCGCGGCGTTACGCAGTTGGTCCGGCTCATCTGCCGACGGATCGAGGTCGAAGACGCAAAGATCGGGCTCGTACAAGTGCGGCGCACGCGACGTCCACACGTGCGGCGTGATGCAATTCTGGTTCGCGAGCCAGAGCAACGATCGCGCGTCGTTGGCAAGCGGGTGGCGCACAGTGCCGTCCTTCTTCGGCACCTCGACGCGTTGCAGCCACGCCGGGAAGCCCTTCGAGACGTCCTTCTGCATGAAGCCATGCTTGCCGATGCCCGACGGATAGCGCTCCATGGTGACCGGCCGGCCGCGGACGTGCGGCAGCATCAGCGGCGCGATCGCCTCGTAGTACGCGGCGAGTTCACCCTTCGTGATGCCGTCGTCGGGAAACAGCACCTTCTCCGGATGCGTGATCAAAGCGTCTCCCGCACGACGTCGCGCGCCGCCTTGTCGATGCGGACGCCGAGCAGCCGTGGATGCCGCAGCTTGCCGTGTACCGTCCACTCCGCAAAGGCCACCTGGACCACGATCTCAGGGCGCGTCCAGTGCGCGCGCTTCGGCAGGCCAATCGCCCTCGTAAACGGTGGCGCCGGCACCTCTAATCGGTCGAGCCGCGCGCGAAGGTCGAGCAGCAGCTTCGTGTCGAAGCCCGTGCCCACCTTGCCGGCGAACACGAAATCGTCGCCGTCGTAGTACCCGATGAGCAGCGAGCCCAGCCCGACGCGTCCGCCGCGCGGATCCGTGAATCCGCCCACCACCAACTCCTGCGTCGCCTCGCACTTCATCTTGAGCCAGTGCGGCAAGCGACGATGTTCGTAGCGCGAATCGCGGCGCTTCGCGATCACGCCTTCCCAGCCCTCGTTGCACGCCCGCTCCCACGGCTTGGCATCGTCGAGACGTTCGACCAGTGTCAGAGGCGACCGCAGCCGTAGCCTGCTCAGCCGTTGCCGTCGCTCCTCAAGCGGAAGCGCCGTGACGTCGCGGCCTTCGAGCCACATGATGTCGAAGACGTTGTACGCGACCTCACCCCGCTTGCCCCACACGCCTGTCGCTTCGCCGTCGAGGATCACGTTGCGCACGCCGAGTTCGGCGACCGCCTCGACGACGGAAGGATAGTTCGCATTCTGCAGCAGCCGGTTACGCGAAAGAAGCCGGACGTTACGCCCGTTCTTGAATGCGAGCAGGCGAATGCCATCGAACTTGCGCTCGAACACCCACTCCGGTGCCGTGAACCGCTCCTGCGTGAGCGTCGCGGCCATCGGTTCGACCCAGTCGGGGAAGGCGGATGTCACGGAGCTGTCCTGTTAAGGCGTACATGGCGCGGCTCAGCGGAGGCCGTCGACGATGGAAGGATCCAGGCCCGGAAACCCGCGCAAGAACTCGGCGCGCTCGCCATTCAGCTTCTCTACCCACGCATCGTATTCGTCGACGCGCCCCATCGCCTCGAAGCGCTCGCGCGGACGCAGCAAATCTTCGTCCTCAGCCGCGATGCCCGGCACGTGCGCCGCCAGCGCATACCCGAAGTCGCGATCGTCGATCCAATCGATGCCACCCTCGGCGACCGCCTGCACGCAGGCCGACGAGTGTCGCACCTTGACCTTCTTCGACCCCTCCCCCGCGTCGTCGACGATCCAGCCGGTGTTCATCAAGTACACGTCGACCGGGGAGCGGCGCAGCAGTTCGAGAAATCGGTTGCCCTGCAGCGCGTGCGGCATCGGGAAGAAGGGGTTCGTGCCGGGGACGCGCAATGCCTTGCCCGCCTCGTCCTTGCCGCCGGCGCTCGTGCCCTGGGTTTCTCCCAGCATGAAGTACGCCGCCGCCTGGCGCTGCGTCAGTTTCGCGATCGCCGGCACGACGCCGCGCGCCCGGTTGAGGATCACGATCGCGCTGACGGGCGGGATGTTGCGCGCGTCCTCGTAGCGCCCCAACGCGGCGAACGGAAACACGGCGCGGCCGTTCTGCGTGAACGACTCGTTGAAGAAGTCCAGCGTGCCATCGTCGTTACGGTAGACGTTCTCGAGGTACGCGTCCGGACTCGTCGTCGCGCGGTAGATCTCGGGCTCCGTCTCTTCGCTCAACGCGAAGGTCTTCGCAAAACAGCCGTTCTCGCTGCCGTGGATGCGCCCGTCCGGCATCCAGGCGATGAAGTCGTCCTGCACCGGCTTCGCGCCGCCGGCGCTCTGGAACGTTGTCGTCGTCTTGCCGGTCCCCGAGAGCCCGATGATGACGATCGTCTTCGTCCCTTTCGATGTCGGTATGACTTTCGCGCCGGCGTGCATCGCCAGCCCGTCCATGTCGTAGACGATCTTGTTCCACATGCGCAGCCCGCCCTTCTTCGACTCCCCGAAGTAGTCGGAGTTCAGGACGCGCGTCACGCCGCTATCAAGATCGACCGCGATGCAACGGTCGTTCGGGTATCCGGGAGCGGTGAGGTTCGGCGTATCGATGATCGTCACCGCGGGCTCGCCCGCTGCCGCCTTGTCGAAGTACAGGTATTTCTGCATGCCGGCGACGTTCGCGTTGCGACGCTCGATGATCAGCCGCGCCGGCGTCCGCACCTCCGCCGCGTTCGAGATGTCACCGTCGATGACGATCATCTCCTGTTCGCGCACGTACGCGTCCTGGCGCTGCGCGATCGCGTCGTAGTCGCTGCGCGACATCACCTGCAGCCCGAACAACGACTCCGGATCATCACTCACGATGTACGTGCTGGCGGTACTGCGCGCATCGACGCGCGTCAGGACGTCGAGGTTGCCGAACGCGGTCGGCTTCGCGTTCGGCATCTCAGCCGTCATCCGCCGCAGCTCATCCTGCCCGGGATTATCGATGAATGCACGGGCTTCCAGTTCGTACGACGTCGTCTGCAGCGTCACCATGCGCGCCTCCATCCCGCTCTACATTACGAGGTGAACTGACAGTACCACGGTTCGCCATGCGAGGTTCAGATCGTCGGGAACTACATCGGAGCCACGCGGCAGGCGCCTGTTGCGCGACCGGCTCCCCAGGAAAGTGCGAACCTGCGACCATCGGATTAGAGGGCTCGCCTACGCCTCATGCAGAGCCGCGATTCGTCTTGTCATGGTGTTCAGACTTAACCTTGAGAGCCACGCGACTCACATCCCGGCTGCGATGGCGATCACCTTCGCCGATCGACGCGGACAGTCGCTCCTGCGTTCGCCGCTTACGCCAGGAAGTAGCTCTTGCAGGCATCGTCGAGCGCGGCGGGCGTGATCTCCGGTGCGCGGTCGTCGTGGCGCGCAGCGTCGACCACCGCCTCGACGACGTCACGCGGGTGCGATCCACGCATCTCCCGCCGATCGCCGTACCACGTCGCGAACAGGTGCGTCACCGATGCGTCGTCGTACGCGATCCCGCGCGCCGCGCACTCGCGACGGAAGATCTCGCGGTACTCCGTTTCGTCCGGGCCCGGGATCTCCACCTTGTAGCGGATGCGGCGCAGGAAGGCCTCATCGGCGAGACTCTCCGGCGGCAAATTCGTCGAGAAGACGAGCAGCGAGTCGAACGGTATCTCCACCGTCTGACCGGTGTGCAGCGTCAGGTGGTCCGAGCCGGACTCGAGCGCCACGATCCAGCGGTTGAGCAACTGCACGGCCGGGATCTGCTGGCGGCCCAGGTCGTCGATGATCAATGTGCCGCCGTTCGCCTTGAGCTGCAGCGGCGCTTCGTAGAGCTTGGTGTCGCTGTCCAGCACCAGCTCCAGGCTGTGCCGCGTCAGCTCGCCGCCGGCCCAGATCACCGGCCGCTTCACGCGCGCCCATCTGCCATCAAGCCGCGGCCGCATCAGCCTGTCGATGTCGTCGCCGTCATCTTCGTCGGCGACCGGCTCGTGTTTCGATGCATCGAAGACTCGCACGATCTGCCCGACGACTTCGACCGCGTACGGCACCAGTACGGTGCCGCCGACGACATTGCCGATCTTGTGCGCCACCGTCGTCTTGCCGTTGCCCGATTCGCCGTGGATCAGCATCGGCTTGTGCGAGCGCACGGCCCAGCCGATGCGTCGCAGCGTGTCATCGTTGAGGACGAGCGCGCCCAGACCGCGCTCCAGTTCGTCGCGCGGAATATCGATATCGGCGATGCTTTGCGCGCGCACCTGCGCCACGTAGTCGCTCACCGCGACCGGCACCGGCCCGATGTAGCCATTGCGCGCCAGCGCCTCCTCCGCGCGCCGGTGCCCCTGCTGCGTGAGCGTATATCCGTACGATGCTGCATTCGGCGTATCCGATGTCAGCACCGACGCGAGTCCTTCGCGCGACATCGCTTGCAGGAGCTCTTCGATCGGCGCGAGCGCGACCCGCAGCTCGTCGGACAGCTCTGTGCGGGTCAGTCTGCCGCGATAGAACATCGTCTTCAGCAGCAGGTCGCGGACGACCGCCGGGCTGACGCCGAGCCCCGAAAGGGTCACCGGCTCGACGCGAGCTGTTTCGCTGCGTGGACTAATTAAGGTCGTCATGCGCCCTCCATAAAGAAACGAACGGGGCACAACATAGTTGATCTTATGGCAGGGCCGCCGCCAGCGGCCTTGTCAAGACGTGGTCGCGATCTTCACATCCGCAGATCCGGAGGCTATCCTGTGACTCGATCTTCGTTATGTTGCGCGAGGGGTGGCGCGCACGATTCGTGGTGCCGGTGATCATGTCTCGCCCGTTCGTGCCCCACGCCATTCGACCCAACCTCGCGCGGGTGACGCTTGTCGCCCTGGCGCTGCTCGTCTGCAGCGGCGCGATCGGGCGCGGCGCCGCCTCGGCGCAGGACCCGCAGCCGTCCGTCGCCGTAAGCCAGCTTGACAGCGCGTCGTATCCGGAAATGACCGCCGTCGTGACGGTGCTCGATGCCAACGGCACGACGGTGCGCGGCTTGCCGCCGGAGGCGTTCACCGCCAGCGACGGCGCGAATGCCGTCCAGGTGGCCGCCGTCCAGCCCGTGCTTGACGCTTCGCTGAGCCTCGGCGTCGTGCTGATCATCGACGTGTCGGGCAGCATGGAGGGTGAGCCGCTCGCCGCCGCGAAGGCAGCCGCGACGGCCTTCGTGCGCCAGCTTGACCCCGCCGACGAAGCCGCCCTGCTCGCCTTCCAGGACGACGTCCAACTGGTCATCGACTTCACGACGGACCGCGAAGCACTGGTCGCCGGCATCGATGGACTCGTCGCGGCAGGCGCCACCTCGCTGTACGAAGCGGTGCAGGCCGGCGTCTTCGCCGCCCGCTCGAGCCAGGCGCCCCGGCAGGCGATCGTCATGCTGTCCGATGGCCAGAACGACACGCTCACGTCCGACGCGACCGAAGCCGGGTCGCTCGACTCGGCGCGCGGAGCCGGCGTGCCGGTGTTTGCGATTGGCTTCGGGGGCGGCGCCGATCCGGCGTACCTGGGCCGGCTCGCGGATGCCAGCGGCGGCCGCTACTCGGCGGCGAGCGCGACGGATGTCGCGGCCGTGTATACGGCGATCGCCCAGCAGCTTCGCGGCCAGTATGCGCTGACGCTCCGTTCGACGGCGGCCGCTGACGGCGCCGATGCATCGCTGGTCGTGGCGGTCGACGTCGGCGGGCAGCGGGTTCAGTCGCCGCCGGCGCCGTTCGTGCGCGGGGAGGCGCCGCCGGCGGCGGTAGTACCGACGAGCGCACCGCGGCCGCCCGCCGCAGATGCGGACACCAACGGTGGCACATCGCTGCTGCCGTTCGTGCTCCTGGCTCTGGTCGGCGTGCCGGCCGTTGGCGTGGTGGTCGTCGTGGCGGTGCGGCAACTGCGCTCGCGTCGCGAACAGCGCGAGCGCGACCGCGTCGCCGGTCAGCAGTCGGACCAGGGGGTGCCGCCTCCGTTCCCGGGCGCGCCGTTCGAGCATGCGCCGGAACGACACGCGCGCGTGTCGGCGGTCAGCGGCGATCAGGCGGGCACGTCGGTAGCGTTCGGTTCGATACCGATCGTCATCGGGTCCGACAAGCAGGCGGACGTGCGATTGGCGAGTTCGCGCGAGGTGGCGCCGAAGCACGCGCTGCTCTGGGTGCGCGAAGGCAAGATCATGCTGCGGCACACCGGCGGCGTGCGGCAGACGTTATCGGCGGGGCGGCCGGTGGACTGGTTGATCCTCGAGGACGGGGACGAGTTTTCGATCGGCCCGTATCACTACCGGGTCGAGGTGCTTGCTCCGAACGGCAGCGCGCCTAGCGCCGGAACGGGTGCTTCCAATTGAAGGCCATGCGGTAGGCCTCGAAGATCAGGCCCGCCCAGAACCCGTAGAAGACGAACGTCGAGACGTACTCGATCACCTGGACGCCGGGATTGACGATGCCGAGGCCGATGATTGCGCCGAGGCCGACGCTTGTGCCGATGCCGATTCCGTTCATCGTGAAATTATCGACGATGTCAAGGTGCTGTGTCAGCAACGTTCGGGCGGAGTTTCGCAAAGAGTTTGGCGCAGGCGCGGATTGTTTCACGTGAAACATATGTTCTCCTGAGCGCCGGTCTTCCGTTGGTTCTGGTCACCGTTATGTCGTGAAGATTGTGACGGCCGGCGTGCGGGTTAGCTTCGGCGGCGGCGCGCGATCTTGACAAGCGGCGTTACAGATCGGGCGAATGTAAAGCCAGATCGTTGACCGCCGGGCCGTCGCGCCCTATTGTTTGCTCGCGCGGAGGGGCCCCCGCCCCGCACCTGCGTCTCTGTGTCGAAGGTCCCTGGTTTGCAGCAAGGCCGGACGTCTGTCCGGCGGCTTTGCTATGTCCCCGCACGGTGTGCGGTCCAGAGGGAAGGCAACGGCCCGGTATGAGCATCGACGCTACTCGGCATCTGCGCGCACTGAACCGCTACCGGCTGATGTTCATGACATCGCTGGGGATGGGGTCGTTCGGGGCGGCGCTGATCCTCGCCGGCATGCTGGCGTGGGCGGTCGGACCGTTTCCCGATTACCTGCCGTGGGGCATGGGCATCCTTGGGGTGGCCATGATCCTGGGGTGGATGGTGACGTCTTCGACGACGCGGATTCTTGAGCGTGCAGGGTTTTTCGGACACCGCAGGTAGCAGGACAGCACAAGTTCGCCGGGGGGCGCCATGTTAAAGAGAGATCCAGAACGGCTTCAGAGGCTACGCATCGCGATCCGCTACCTGTTGACGAACGACGCGTTCGAGCGCGGCGACCAGGTGCGGCTGGCGAGGCACTTCCGGGTGACGCGGCAACGCGTCCACCAGGTGATCGTCGAAGAAGAAGTACGGACGGGCAGCCTCCGCATGAAGCACCGTGACGCGGTGAGCTGACACGCGCGTCGATAACAGCGGCAAAGCAGGCGCCGTCACGGTTGTGGCGGCGTCGTTGTGTGTCTCGTTGTAGCGGTCAGCTATCAGCGGTCAGCGGTCAGCTATCAGCTGTCAGCGGTCAGCCGTCAACCGTCAGTCTCTCAGTCTGTCAGGGGTCGCCGAATCGCACGGTTCAAGTGCTGCGCGCCTGAGAACGGCCGGTTGGGAGCGGCGCTTGTCCTTGACATGATCGCGCGTGGTCCGTGCTTGACATGATCGCGCGACTTGACATGATCGCGGAACTTCATCGCGCGACTTGACATGATCGCGGGCGTTGTGCGTTACGCGTTGTGGGTGTCGCCAGCGGTGGTTTTGCACAGCGACATGCGTGTTGACAAACGTGCGCTTGCAATGCGTCCGAAAGTAAAGAAATCCGTTGACACCTTATTGGAGTGAACCGTAACGTGACGCACGGGCGTCCGTTATGACATCGAACAGTCGCGCGTAGTTTTGGACGCGCGGCGAGACGGCGGCGTTACACCAGGGTCCGACACGGCCGGGAGGGATGGGGCTCTCGATCGATGATCGTCAGCACGGCGTTGCCGTCGGCCGTCGGAGCGACAACCGAATAGAGGAGATGACCCCGCGCGGGTGCGACCGGCGGGGCCATGGCAACAGGAGCATGAGGCCCCCGGGTTGCACGACAGTATCGTGCATCACGCCCAGCTCCAACAGGGCGGGCGTCCCCTTCCTCCGCGAGGGACCGGAAGACGAGCCTGTTGCCGCGCAAAGGAGGTGGCATCGGCAGACGACAGTTCTTACCGGCTCGAACGATCCCGTCCGTGTGGGCGGGACGCAAAGCAACACCTTACGCAGGAGGATTCTCTTCAATGTCTGATCTGGCAATTCGCATTCACGTTTGGATGACCTCGACGCTCGCTGCCCTCCGCAGCGAAGAGCGGGGCCAGGACCTCATCGAGTATGCGCTGTGGTGTGGCGTGATCGCGCTGTTCCTCATCGCCGTTGGGGCACTCGCGCTGTACACAGGGGCGGTTACGGCCATGTCGACCGGCATCGGGAACTGCATCGACTACAACACCGTCACTCCCTGCACACCGTTCTAAGCAAGTTGGGGCTGGTGGTTCGCCACCAGCCNNNNNNNNNNGGGGGGGGGGGGGTGCCCCCCCCCCCCCCAACGACCAATCGCGTCTCGCTACGAAGAACTGAGCAGATCCAACGTATGCAGCTCCCAATGACCACAACGCTGATCAAGAGGCCGCACATGGTGTTCGCGAGCGCAAGGGCTGCGCTCGGGGGCATTCGTTTCCGCGCGCTGCTGCCGGAACGGCGCGCAACGCCTCGCGGCCGCGCTACTTTCGAAAGCGGGCAGAACCTCATCGAGTTTGCGTTCATGATGCCGCTGCTGATCCTGATGATCGGCGCGATCATCATGGTGGCGCTGGGGCTGCACGACCGTTCGAACCTGCAGCAGGCGGTGCGCGAAGGCGCGCGGCAGGCGGCGGTCGGCAAGTCGTTGGCAGACGTCCAGTCGCTGGCGGCGGGCAACTCCGGCGGCACGCTCGACGACAACGAGATCGACTGGTGCTTGCCTGCCGGTTCGACGGGCAGCGTCGGCGACTCGATCCGCGTGTACGTGGACGAAGGCAACAACGGCAGCGAAGGCTACGACTACACGATCATCCCTTCGACCGGCATCTTTTCGGCGATGGGGGTGAGCAGCCTGACCGTGAACATGTCGCCGCGGGCGACGGCGCGGCTCGAGCAGTCCGTTTCGGGGATACCCACATGCACCTGAGCCGCCGACACCGGGGCACGGTCCGTGGTGAGCGCGGACAGATGATCATGACGTTCGCGCTCCTCGTCGTGCCGGTGACGTTCGTGCTGGGCGCGGTGGCGGTGGACGCGAGCTTGTGGCAGAGCGAGCGGCGGGGCGCGCAGAAGGACGCCGACCTGGCATCGCTGGCGGGGGCGTACGAGCTGCTGGAGCAGTCGGCCGGCGAAAGCATGACGCGCGATGCGGCGCAGCAGGCGGTAGATACGAATCAAGACATCAACGATGAGAGCGGCAACGCAGAGATCATCGACGAGGACGACATCGAAGACGTGATCGTCGACAAGACATGTTTCAACAGCGATGAACTGGATTCGGTGACGGTGAACGTGCGGCACGAGTCGCAGACGTTTTTTTCGAGCATTTTCGGGCTGGACCTGGCGCCGGACATCGGCGCGCACGCGCGTGCGTGCATGGGCTCGCCGATCGAGGGCAAGGGGTTGATCCCCATCGGCGTGCAGGTGTCTGGGTTCGACAGCGACTGCTTCCAGGATCACGACAGCGACGGAAACACGCCGGCGCCGAATACGCCGGAGTTACCGCTGTTCGGCGAGTACTGCCGGCTCGGCTATGACGGCAACGACACGACATCGGGCGAGGGCGGATTCCTTCGCATGTTTGACGATGGCGATACGACCTGCAGCTCGAACAGCACGGGCGGCGGTAACACTCTGAATGACGAGATTGAGCAGGGCGGGGCGAATACGACCTGCTACGTGGCGCCGCCCGCGGAGATCTCCGCATGCGCAAACGGCGATCCGGATTGCTGCGAGACGGTGCCGGTGGACTGGGCGTACGGGGAGACGGTCAACTTCTGTGTCTGGCCGAAGACGCAACCGCTGAACAATCCAACGCAGAATGCGTTCTCGGATCTGATCGGCAGCGAAGGTGAGTGCGACACGCTCTTCGGCGACGGCGACGGCATCGACGAATGGCTGGAGGTCGTGGAGCCGGTCAACGGCGACCCGACGCCGGGACCGGAAACCACGTTCGGGCGGCGGGACTGCACGAGCCCGCGGCTGGTGAACCTGGTGATCATCGAGTCGTTCACGGACAACGGCAACGGGCCGGCACCGATCCTGGCGTTCGCATCCTTCTTTATAGACGCTTGCGAGATTGAGGCCGCGTTCTACGTGGACTGCAACCCGCCGAACGGCACACCGCTGGGCCACGCGTCGTTGTACGGGTTTTTCATGAACATCCTGAACATCGGCACGATCGGCGCGTTCAACGGATACGGGCAGAAGACGATCGCGTTGTGGGAGTAGGGCCCGCGATGGGCGACCAGTCGTGGAGACGACGATGACGGACGGACAGAGGAAGTGGATGCGGATTGCCCGCCGGGTGCGGGCGCGGGCGCGATGGTCGCGCGGCGAGCGCGGCCAGATGATCATGATGTTCGCGCTGCTGGTGGTGCCGATCACGTTCGTGCTCGGCGCGGTGGCGGTCGATGCGAGCATCTGGCAGAGCGAGCGGCGGGGGGCGTACAAGGACGCCGACCTGTCGGCGCTGGCTGGGGCGCTGGAGCTGGCTAAGCCTGTGCCGGACGGCGTCGGAGCCGAGGACGAAGCATACGCTTCGGCGGCGACGAACGATGAGGCGGGGAATGCAGGACAAGACCCATTGAAGGTGGACGTGACGGTCGATAACTCTTGTTTCCCAAACGATGACCGGGATGACGGTGTGTCCGTGAACCTCACGCACGAATCGCGAACGTTCTTCTCGAGCATTTTCGGCATGGAGCTGGCGCCGGACATCGGCGCGCACGCGAAGGCGTGCGCGGGGGCGGCGGGCACGGCGACACTCAACAACTTCGTGCCGTTCGAGATTGACCACGAGACGAGCCCGTGTTTCGAAGTGGGGCAGCCGGTGTTCACGAAGATGTGCGGGATCGAGTACGGCGCGCAGGGCGGGCCGGCGGCGCGCGGCTTGATCGACATGTCAGCGCCGGATGACTACTGCAGCGACACGCAGGGCGGCGTATCGAACGTAGACGAGATGATCGCGGGCAACGTGGACCTCGGGGACTGCGAGATCAACACGTCAGGTGACTGCGATCCGACGAACGTCGGGCCCTGGTACGACTGTGTTTCGATCCAGCCGGGCAATGCGCAGAAGATTCTCGACGGCGTGCGGATGCGGATCGCGAAGGAAGAACTGTTTCCGAGCACGCCGTGCGACCCGGACGGCAACGGCATCCACGAGTTCGCCGATGTCGTGCGTATCGTGACGGACACGGGGAACCCGACGACAAGCATCTATGAGGCAGTGGACTGCGACCTGGACACCGAGGGCGATCAGATCAGTCCCCGGATGGTGACGATCGTCGTGCTGGAAGAAAAGCCAAGCGGCAATGCATCGCAAGGACGGCCCATCTGGGCGTTCGCGGGCTTCTATCTCATCGGGTGCGCGTCGGAGGTGATCGACTCGATCGACGAGGACCACCCAGACCTGAACAAGAAGTGCGACATCGACAACAGCAACGGGAACTCGTCGGCAGCGCCGCTGGGATCCGCGAACGCGGAGTTCGTGCAGTTCAACGCGGGCCAGGGCCAGTGCGGACGCGGCAACCAGGCAACTTGCACGCCAATCCCGGGAGGGCCAACAGCTACGCCGACGCCTGACGACGGCGGACCTGGCGGGGGTGGACCTGGCGGGGGCGGTCCCGGTGGGGGCGTCGGACACGTAGTGGTGTATGGGAAGTTCGTGAACTTGATCACGGCGGGCTCCGGGACTACGGCGCCCACGGAAGCAACAACCATCTTCAGCATTTCGTTGGTGGAGTAGGAGGAAGGGACTATGAGCAGCATCGCGGCAAACGCAAATTCGGAACGCACGAATCGGTGGCTCCTGATCGCCGGCGTGGCACTGGCGCTGGTGACGGGCATCCTGGTGTTCGCTGCGGTGTCGAGCATGAGCGGCGACGACGCCCCGGCATCGTCAGCGGCGGCGACGGGAGATTCGCCGGTACTGGTAGCGAAGGAGACGATCCGCCAGGGCTCGAAGCTCGAAGCGGACCAGTTCCGCGTCGCAACGTTCGCCGAGGCGGACCTCGTGCCGAGCGCGATCGATAACCCCGAGACGATCGTCGGACAGACGGCGACGACGGAC encodes the following:
- a CDS encoding phosphoenolpyruvate carboxykinase yields the protein MVTLQTTSYELEARAFIDNPGQDELRRMTAEMPNAKPTAFGNLDVLTRVDARSTASTYIVSDDPESLFGLQVMSRSDYDAIAQRQDAYVREQEMIVIDGDISNAAEVRTPARLIIERRNANVAGMQKYLYFDKAAAGEPAVTIIDTPNLTAPGYPNDRCIAVDLDSGVTRVLNSDYFGESKKGGLRMWNKIVYDMDGLAMHAGAKVIPTSKGTKTIVIIGLSGTGKTTTTFQSAGGAKPVQDDFIAWMPDGRIHGSENGCFAKTFALSEETEPEIYRATTSPDAYLENVYRNDDGTLDFFNESFTQNGRAVFPFAALGRYEDARNIPPVSAIVILNRARGVVPAIAKLTQRQAAAYFMLGETQGTSAGGKDEAGKALRVPGTNPFFPMPHALQGNRFLELLRRSPVDVYLMNTGWIVDDAGEGSKKVKVRHSSACVQAVAEGGIDWIDDRDFGYALAAHVPGIAAEDEDLLRPRERFEAMGRVDEYDAWVEKLNGERAEFLRGFPGLDPSIVDGLR
- a CDS encoding ATP-binding protein; translated protein: MTTLISPRSETARVEPVTLSGLGVSPAVVRDLLLKTMFYRGRLTRTELSDELRVALAPIEELLQAMSREGLASVLTSDTPNAASYGYTLTQQGHRRAEEALARNGYIGPVPVAVSDYVAQVRAQSIADIDIPRDELERGLGALVLNDDTLRRIGWAVRSHKPMLIHGESGNGKTTVAHKIGNVVGGTVLVPYAVEVVGQIVRVFDASKHEPVADEDDGDDIDRLMRPRLDGRWARVKRPVIWAGGELTRHSLELVLDSDTKLYEAPLQLKANGGTLIIDDLGRQQIPAVQLLNRWIVALESGSDHLTLHTGQTVEIPFDSLLVFSTNLPPESLADEAFLRRIRYKVEIPGPDETEYREIFRRECAARGIAYDDASVTHLFATWYGDRREMRGSHPRDVVEAVVDAARHDDRAPEITPAALDDACKSYFLA
- a CDS encoding TadE/TadG family type IV pilus assembly protein, producing MTTTLIKRPHMVFASARAALGGIRFRALLPERRATPRGRATFESGQNLIEFAFMMPLLILMIGAIIMVALGLHDRSNLQQAVREGARQAAVGKSLADVQSLAAGNSGGTLDDNEIDWCLPAGSTGSVGDSIRVYVDEGNNGSEGYDYTIIPSTGIFSAMGVSSLTVNMSPRATARLEQSVSGIPTCT
- a CDS encoding VWA domain-containing protein, translating into MTLVALALLVCSGAIGRGAASAQDPQPSVAVSQLDSASYPEMTAVVTVLDANGTTVRGLPPEAFTASDGANAVQVAAVQPVLDASLSLGVVLIIDVSGSMEGEPLAAAKAAATAFVRQLDPADEAALLAFQDDVQLVIDFTTDREALVAGIDGLVAAGATSLYEAVQAGVFAARSSQAPRQAIVMLSDGQNDTLTSDATEAGSLDSARGAGVPVFAIGFGGGADPAYLGRLADASGGRYSAASATDVAAVYTAIAQQLRGQYALTLRSTAAADGADASLVVAVDVGGQRVQSPPAPFVRGEAPPAAVVPTSAPRPPAADADTNGGTSLLPFVLLALVGVPAVGVVVVVAVRQLRSRREQRERDRVAGQQSDQGVPPPFPGAPFEHAPERHARVSAVSGDQAGTSVAFGSIPIVIGSDKQADVRLASSREVAPKHALLWVREGKIMLRHTGGVRQTLSAGRPVDWLILEDGDEFSIGPYHYRVEVLAPNGSAPSAGTGASN
- the ligD gene encoding non-homologous end-joining DNA ligase; the encoded protein is MITHPEKVLFPDDGITKGELAAYYEAIAPLMLPHVRGRPVTMERYPSGIGKHGFMQKDVSKGFPAWLQRVEVPKKDGTVRHPLANDARSLLWLANQNCITPHVWTSRAPHLYEPDLCVFDLDPSADEPDQLRNAALALRDLLDELGLPSWVKTSGSKGYHIVVPLDAKEGFEEVSRFAHDVGSKVVSRHPDALTQEFSKSARRGRIYIDTGRNGYSATFAAPYAVRAKRGAPVSAPCTWQEIERGTAGPQTFTLRTMATRIADVGDLWSGMRRRRRSLRRAGERLRR
- a CDS encoding pilus assembly protein TadG-related protein, whose translation is MHLSRRHRGTVRGERGQMIMTFALLVVPVTFVLGAVAVDASLWQSERRGAQKDADLASLAGAYELLEQSAGESMTRDAAQQAVDTNQDINDESGNAEIIDEDDIEDVIVDKTCFNSDELDSVTVNVRHESQTFFSSIFGLDLAPDIGAHARACMGSPIEGKGLIPIGVQVSGFDSDCFQDHDSDGNTPAPNTPELPLFGEYCRLGYDGNDTTSGEGGFLRMFDDGDTTCSSNSTGGGNTLNDEIEQGGANTTCYVAPPAEISACANGDPDCCETVPVDWAYGETVNFCVWPKTQPLNNPTQNAFSDLIGSEGECDTLFGDGDGIDEWLEVVEPVNGDPTPGPETTFGRRDCTSPRLVNLVIIESFTDNGNGPAPILAFASFFIDACEIEAAFYVDCNPPNGTPLGHASLYGFFMNILNIGTIGAFNGYGQKTIALWE
- a CDS encoding RNA ligase family protein — translated: MTSAFPDWVEPMAATLTQERFTAPEWVFERKFDGIRLLAFKNGRNVRLLSRNRLLQNANYPSVVEAVAELGVRNVILDGEATGVWGKRGEVAYNVFDIMWLEGRDVTALPLEERRQRLSRLRLRSPLTLVERLDDAKPWERACNEGWEGVIAKRRDSRYEHRRLPHWLKMKCEATQELVVGGFTDPRGGRVGLGSLLIGYYDGDDFVFAGKVGTGFDTKLLLDLRARLDRLEVPAPPFTRAIGLPKRAHWTRPEIVVQVAFAEWTVHGKLRHPRLLGVRIDKAARDVVRETL